The Salinispora tropica CNB-440 genome has a window encoding:
- a CDS encoding beta-ketoacyl-ACP synthase III — protein MTGSRIVALGHYQPSRVVTNDEIAQLVETSDEWIRDRVGIVSRRIADGETVTDMAAAAAGKALAGSGLTAADIDLVVVATCTSVDRSPNVASRVAAKLGITAPGAYDLNTACSGFTYALGTVDHAVRAGAARNAIVIGAEKLSDVTDWTDRSTCIIFGDGAGAAVVTATGADEPTGIGPVVWGSVPERGDAVRIEGWRPYVRQEGQTVFRWATTALAPLALQACERAGVAPSELAAFVPHQANTRIIDGIVKRLGIPQAIVAKDLVESGNTSAASIPLALSKLVERREVPSGAPVLLFGFGGGLTYAGQVIRCP, from the coding sequence CAGCGACGAGTGGATCCGCGACCGGGTCGGCATCGTCAGCCGCCGGATCGCCGATGGCGAGACGGTCACCGACATGGCCGCCGCCGCCGCTGGCAAGGCGCTGGCCGGCTCCGGCCTAACCGCCGCCGACATCGACCTCGTCGTTGTGGCCACCTGCACCTCAGTCGACCGCAGCCCGAACGTTGCGTCCCGGGTCGCGGCCAAGCTCGGTATCACCGCGCCCGGCGCGTACGACCTCAACACCGCCTGCTCCGGCTTCACGTACGCCCTCGGCACGGTCGACCACGCTGTCCGGGCCGGCGCGGCGCGGAACGCCATCGTCATCGGTGCGGAGAAGCTGTCCGACGTCACCGACTGGACGGACCGTTCGACCTGCATCATCTTCGGCGACGGGGCGGGAGCCGCGGTGGTCACCGCCACCGGGGCGGACGAGCCGACCGGGATCGGCCCGGTGGTGTGGGGCTCGGTGCCGGAGCGCGGCGACGCGGTCCGCATCGAGGGATGGCGCCCGTACGTGCGGCAGGAGGGGCAGACCGTCTTCCGCTGGGCCACCACCGCGCTGGCTCCGCTCGCGCTCCAGGCGTGTGAGCGGGCCGGAGTCGCCCCCTCGGAGCTGGCGGCATTCGTGCCGCACCAGGCCAACACCCGCATCATCGACGGCATCGTCAAGCGCCTCGGCATCCCGCAGGCGATCGTCGCCAAGGACCTTGTCGAGTCTGGTAACACCTCGGCGGCGAGTATTCCCCTGGCCCTGTCGAAGCTGGTCGAACGGCGTGAGGTGCCCTCCGGCGCGCCAGTGCTGCTGTTCGGCTTCGGCGGTGGCCTGACCTACGCCGGTCAGGTCATCCGCTGCCCCTGA
- a CDS encoding acyl carrier protein yields the protein MTRDEITTGLAEILEEVAGVTPGDVAEGKSFTDDLDVDSLSMVEVVVAAEEKFGVKIPDNEVQNLKTVGDAVSYIEAQS from the coding sequence ATGACCCGTGACGAGATCACCACCGGCCTCGCCGAAATCCTCGAAGAGGTTGCCGGGGTGACCCCGGGCGACGTGGCCGAGGGGAAGTCCTTCACCGACGATCTGGATGTCGACTCGCTGTCGATGGTGGAGGTCGTGGTGGCCGCCGAGGAGAAGTTCGGCGTCAAGATTCCGGACAACGAGGTACAGAACCTGAAGACCGTCGGGGACGCCGTCAGCTACATCGAGGCGCAGTCCTGA
- the fabF gene encoding beta-ketoacyl-ACP synthase II, which yields MTHTDVVVTGLGATTPLGGDVASTWDAMLNGQSGVSALTPDWAEQLPVRIAAQLAVDPAALLDRVKLRRLDRSEAVAIIASHQAWADAGLADSGLDPERLGVSVGSGIGGALTLLAQDDILEASGARRVSPHTIPMLMPNGPAAWVGLELGARAGVHCVASACATGAEAITLGLDMIRAGRADVVVAGGTEAVIHQLPIAGFSSMRAMSTRNDEPEKASRPWDKARDGFVLGEGAGAVVLERADHAAARGARVYARLAGAGITSDGYDIVQPHPEGAGAVRAIAKAIADADIDRNDIAHVNAHATSTPVGDLAEIKALRQALGDHPVLTATKSMTGHLLGAAGALESIATILAIRDGVVPPTINLDDPDDGLDLDVAANKARHLEIPAALNNSFGFGGHNVALVFTRA from the coding sequence ATGACCCACACTGACGTCGTCGTCACCGGTCTCGGCGCGACCACCCCGCTGGGCGGGGACGTCGCGTCAACCTGGGACGCCATGCTCAATGGCCAGTCCGGGGTGAGCGCGCTCACCCCGGACTGGGCCGAACAGCTACCGGTCCGGATCGCTGCCCAGCTCGCGGTCGATCCGGCCGCTCTGCTGGACCGGGTCAAGTTGCGCCGGCTGGATCGCTCCGAGGCGGTCGCGATCATCGCCTCGCACCAGGCTTGGGCGGATGCCGGTCTCGCCGACTCCGGGCTGGACCCGGAGCGGCTCGGCGTCAGCGTCGGCTCGGGCATCGGCGGCGCGCTGACCCTGCTCGCCCAGGACGACATCCTTGAGGCATCCGGCGCACGGCGGGTCTCCCCGCACACCATTCCGATGCTGATGCCGAACGGCCCCGCTGCCTGGGTTGGTCTGGAGTTGGGCGCCCGCGCGGGCGTGCACTGCGTGGCCAGCGCCTGCGCCACCGGCGCGGAGGCGATCACCCTCGGCCTGGACATGATCCGCGCCGGGCGCGCTGATGTGGTGGTGGCCGGCGGCACCGAGGCGGTCATCCACCAGCTGCCCATCGCTGGCTTCTCGTCAATGCGGGCAATGTCCACCCGCAACGACGAGCCGGAGAAGGCCTCGCGCCCCTGGGACAAGGCCCGCGACGGCTTCGTGCTTGGCGAGGGCGCGGGGGCTGTCGTGCTGGAACGCGCCGACCATGCCGCGGCCCGCGGCGCCCGCGTGTATGCGCGGCTCGCCGGCGCCGGAATAACCTCCGACGGCTACGACATCGTTCAGCCGCACCCGGAGGGGGCCGGCGCGGTCCGGGCCATCGCGAAGGCGATCGCCGACGCGGACATCGACCGGAACGACATCGCGCACGTCAATGCCCACGCCACGTCGACCCCGGTCGGCGACCTGGCCGAGATCAAGGCACTGCGTCAGGCGCTGGGCGACCACCCCGTCCTGACGGCGACGAAGTCGATGACCGGGCACCTGCTCGGCGCGGCCGGTGCGCTGGAGTCGATCGCGACGATTTTGGCGATCCGGGACGGTGTGGTACCGCCCACAATCAACCTGGACGACCCGGACGACGGTCTCGACCTGGACGTGGCCGCCAACAAGGCGCGCCACCTGGAGATCCCCGCCGCGCTGAACAACTCCTTCGGCTTCGGCGGGCATAACGTGGCTCTCGTCTTCACGCGGGCCTGA
- a CDS encoding acyl-CoA carboxylase subunit beta — translation MTTTVAGPETPTVDYRDPELRLRSLFDAGTLRLLASRDTSGVLCARGEIEGTPAIAYATDATKMGGAMGVDGCRHIIDAIDTAVRERVPVLGLWHSGGARLAEGVVALDAVGQVFAAMVRASGRVPQISVVLGPAAGGAAYGPALTDIVVMSDAGRIFVTGPEVVRSVTGEQVDMARLGGPEPHGRRSGVVHVTCRDEAEALAESRRLAALLGHQGRLCPDDVPATAEDGHDLAAKMPAEANRAYDVKPVVKALLDAPGVELHAKWAPNIVTTLGRFAGRTVGVIANNPLRLGGCLDASSAEKAARFVRMCDSLGVPLIVLVDVPGYLPGLGQEWDGVVRRGAKLLHAFAEAVVPRVTLVTRKAYGGAYIAMNSRSLGATAVFAWPNAEVAVMGASAAVNILHRKKLAAAPPEEREALRAELIEEQVRVAGGVNRALEIGVVDNVIKPAETRRQIAEALAAAPAGRGAHGNIPL, via the coding sequence GTGACCACCACTGTTGCCGGCCCCGAAACGCCTACTGTGGATTACCGGGATCCGGAGCTGCGGCTCCGGTCCCTGTTCGACGCGGGCACGCTCCGCCTACTCGCCTCACGCGACACCTCCGGTGTGCTCTGTGCCCGCGGCGAGATCGAGGGCACGCCAGCCATCGCGTACGCCACCGACGCCACGAAGATGGGCGGCGCGATGGGCGTTGACGGCTGCCGACACATCATTGACGCGATTGACACCGCCGTCCGGGAGCGGGTGCCCGTACTCGGGCTCTGGCACTCCGGCGGAGCCCGGCTCGCCGAGGGCGTGGTCGCGCTCGACGCGGTCGGTCAGGTCTTCGCCGCCATGGTCCGGGCTTCCGGTCGGGTGCCACAGATCTCCGTCGTGCTCGGTCCCGCCGCGGGGGGCGCCGCCTACGGGCCGGCGCTCACCGACATCGTGGTGATGAGCGACGCCGGCCGGATCTTCGTGACCGGCCCGGAGGTCGTCCGTAGCGTCACCGGCGAGCAGGTCGACATGGCCCGCCTCGGTGGCCCCGAGCCGCACGGCCGGCGCTCCGGCGTCGTACACGTGACGTGCCGGGACGAAGCGGAGGCACTGGCCGAGTCGCGCCGACTCGCGGCGCTCCTCGGCCACCAGGGCCGGCTCTGTCCCGACGATGTGCCGGCCACCGCCGAGGACGGGCACGACCTGGCCGCGAAGATGCCGGCCGAGGCCAACCGGGCGTACGACGTCAAGCCGGTGGTCAAGGCGCTACTCGACGCGCCCGGTGTCGAGCTACACGCCAAGTGGGCTCCGAACATCGTCACCACCCTGGGCCGCTTCGCCGGCCGGACGGTCGGAGTGATCGCCAACAACCCGCTGCGGCTCGGCGGCTGCCTCGACGCGTCCAGCGCCGAGAAGGCGGCCCGCTTCGTGCGGATGTGTGACTCGCTCGGCGTACCGCTGATCGTGCTCGTCGACGTCCCCGGCTACCTGCCCGGTCTGGGCCAGGAGTGGGACGGGGTGGTCCGGCGCGGGGCGAAGCTGCTGCACGCCTTCGCCGAGGCGGTCGTGCCGCGGGTGACGCTGGTGACCCGCAAGGCGTACGGCGGCGCGTACATCGCGATGAACTCCCGTTCCCTGGGCGCGACCGCGGTCTTCGCCTGGCCGAACGCGGAGGTCGCAGTGATGGGCGCCAGCGCGGCGGTAAACATCCTGCACCGCAAGAAGCTGGCCGCCGCTCCGCCCGAGGAGCGCGAGGCGCTGCGCGCCGAGCTGATCGAGGAGCAGGTCCGGGTCGCGGGTGGGGTGAACCGGGCGTTGGAGATCGGCGTGGTCGACAACGTCATCAAGCCGGCCGAGACCCGCCGACAGATCGCCGAGGCGCTCGCGGCGGCGCCGGCCGGCCGCGGCGCCCACGGCAACATCCCGCTCTAG
- a CDS encoding lipoprotein produces the protein MCTVLRHRLPATLAVLALLVPAGCDAKEAPADAGSPAGSTAVGEPWYDEINPASADGAAGGADGPCPLPVTFPIAEGWQAETIELPDPTTAADPELAAEMIAIMALRGGATARCEVDGRGEGGGFLRVWATERDVPPRAALDAFLADTSTEQATEAQFRDVTADDLIGVEATWVSHNELLDEVRRSWATAVSTNGQSLLFVIQESLLTEHSDLLPAYRLAVQGLRTAG, from the coding sequence ATGTGTACTGTGCTGCGTCATCGCCTACCGGCCACGCTGGCCGTTCTCGCCCTCCTGGTTCCGGCCGGCTGCGACGCGAAGGAGGCTCCGGCCGACGCCGGCTCGCCGGCCGGGAGCACCGCCGTCGGCGAGCCCTGGTACGACGAGATCAACCCGGCCAGCGCCGACGGCGCCGCCGGTGGCGCGGACGGACCGTGCCCGCTGCCGGTCACCTTCCCGATCGCCGAGGGCTGGCAGGCCGAGACCATAGAACTGCCCGACCCGACGACGGCCGCGGATCCGGAGCTGGCCGCCGAGATGATCGCCATTATGGCCCTCCGGGGTGGTGCCACCGCCCGGTGCGAGGTGGACGGCCGCGGCGAGGGCGGCGGTTTCCTCCGGGTCTGGGCCACCGAGCGGGATGTCCCGCCCCGGGCGGCCCTGGACGCCTTCCTGGCCGACACGTCGACCGAACAGGCCACCGAGGCGCAGTTCCGCGACGTGACCGCCGACGATCTCATCGGTGTGGAGGCGACCTGGGTCAGCCACAACGAGCTGCTCGACGAGGTCAGGCGCAGCTGGGCGACGGCCGTATCGACGAACGGGCAGTCCCTGCTCTTCGTGATCCAGGAGAGCCTGCTCACCGAACACTCCGACCTGCTGCCGGCGTACCGGTTGGCGGTACAGGGGCTACGAACAGCGGGCTGA
- a CDS encoding glycoside hydrolase family 3 protein, with protein sequence MARVSIPSRRGGVAVIALAALTALLLAGCTGGPGRAQPTPAARGSATGSSPVGPVQDPVASAAALVNSLADEDLVGQVLMPYAYGAAADQVSTGSAAGNQELAGVDTPAQMIAKYRLGGLILVGFSADDPTSGNQETTNVDNPEQVRALTTGLRSAAADLATGAAPFLIGTDQEYGVVTRITDGVTMLPSALATGAAGKPELTESAWRAAGTELAAMGVNVDFAPVADVLVTPSTVIGSRSYGADPSMVAEQVSGVVRGLQATGVAATLKHFPGHGHSATDSHEALPVLPQPRTVLELEAWRPFAAGIGAGALAVMSGHLDVRAVDPGTPATFSHTLLTEVLRGELGFQGVVITDGMNMAPAKRWSPGEAAVRALKAGNDLILMPPHVGQAYDGLLAALRDGSLPRTRLVEAVTRVLTMKFTLAGAAVPELDVVGAPAHQAAAVELATAAVTALRGPCGSPVSGPVTVTASTGREHTRATLIKKLTAAGVPVADSGGAVVHLVGYGDSADDLSADAAVTVAMDTPYLLAEADSPALLATYSSSPASMTGLAQVLAGEATPAGSAPVPVSGLPATTCGS encoded by the coding sequence ATGGCTCGCGTGTCGATACCTTCACGACGCGGCGGTGTCGCGGTCATCGCGCTGGCCGCACTCACCGCCCTGCTTCTTGCCGGCTGCACCGGCGGTCCGGGGCGCGCACAGCCGACACCGGCGGCGAGGGGCTCGGCGACCGGCTCGTCGCCCGTGGGCCCGGTTCAGGATCCGGTGGCCAGCGCCGCGGCCCTGGTCAACTCGCTGGCGGATGAGGACCTCGTCGGACAGGTGTTGATGCCCTACGCCTACGGTGCCGCCGCCGATCAGGTCTCGACCGGTTCGGCCGCCGGCAACCAGGAGCTGGCCGGCGTCGACACCCCCGCCCAGATGATCGCGAAGTACCGCCTCGGCGGGCTCATCCTCGTCGGCTTCAGCGCGGACGACCCGACCAGCGGCAACCAGGAGACCACCAACGTCGACAACCCGGAACAGGTCCGGGCGCTGACCACCGGGCTGCGGTCCGCCGCTGCCGACCTGGCCACCGGTGCGGCGCCGTTCCTGATCGGCACCGACCAGGAGTACGGAGTGGTCACCCGGATCACCGACGGGGTCACCATGTTGCCCAGCGCGTTGGCCACGGGGGCGGCCGGCAAGCCTGAGCTGACCGAGTCCGCCTGGCGGGCTGCCGGCACCGAACTGGCCGCGATGGGCGTCAACGTGGACTTCGCTCCCGTCGCCGACGTGCTTGTCACCCCCAGCACCGTGATCGGGTCCCGGTCGTACGGCGCCGACCCGTCGATGGTGGCCGAGCAGGTCAGTGGGGTGGTGCGCGGTCTGCAGGCGACCGGCGTCGCGGCGACCCTGAAGCATTTTCCCGGCCACGGGCACAGCGCCACCGACTCCCACGAGGCGCTGCCGGTGCTGCCGCAGCCGCGCACCGTGCTCGAGCTGGAGGCCTGGCGTCCCTTCGCGGCCGGCATCGGGGCCGGCGCCCTCGCCGTGATGTCCGGGCACCTCGACGTCCGGGCAGTCGACCCGGGCACCCCGGCAACGTTCTCGCACACCCTGCTTACCGAGGTGCTCCGCGGCGAGCTCGGCTTTCAGGGAGTGGTGATCACCGACGGGATGAACATGGCCCCCGCCAAACGATGGTCGCCCGGTGAGGCCGCGGTCCGTGCCCTGAAGGCCGGCAACGACCTGATCCTCATGCCGCCGCACGTCGGCCAGGCGTATGACGGGCTGCTCGCCGCGCTGCGCGACGGCTCGCTGCCCCGGACCCGGCTGGTGGAGGCGGTGACCCGGGTGCTGACCATGAAGTTCACTCTGGCCGGTGCGGCCGTCCCGGAACTGGATGTCGTCGGCGCGCCGGCCCACCAGGCGGCGGCCGTCGAGCTTGCCACCGCCGCGGTGACCGCGCTGCGTGGCCCGTGTGGCAGCCCGGTCTCCGGGCCGGTGACCGTGACCGCCTCCACTGGCCGGGAACACACCCGGGCGACGCTGATCAAGAAGCTGACCGCGGCCGGGGTGCCGGTTGCCGACAGCGGCGGTGCCGTGGTCCACCTGGTCGGCTACGGCGACAGCGCCGACGACCTGAGCGCCGACGCCGCCGTGACCGTTGCCATGGATACCCCGTACCTGTTGGCCGAGGCGGACTCCCCGGCGTTGCTGGCAACCTACTCGTCGAGCCCGGCGTCGATGACCGGACTGGCCCAGGTGCTGGCTGGCGAGGCCACTCCGGCCGGCAGCGCACCGGTGCCGGTCTCCGGCCTGCCCGCCACGACCTGCGGCAGCTGA
- a CDS encoding DUF3145 domain-containing protein gives MPTRGVVYVHSTPLAVCSHVEWAIARVLAAPVNLQWTAQPVDPGARRAECGWTGRPGTGAELAAALRQWPMIRFEVTEEPSPGADGERFMYVPGRGLFQATVGAAGDIQLGEDRLRSIMADARAPEALAHALEKALGAAWDAELEPYRYAGDGAPVTLLTRVG, from the coding sequence GTGCCAACGCGTGGCGTCGTATACGTCCACTCGACCCCGCTCGCCGTGTGCTCGCACGTCGAGTGGGCGATCGCGCGCGTCCTCGCAGCGCCGGTCAACCTGCAGTGGACAGCCCAGCCCGTTGACCCCGGCGCCCGCCGGGCGGAGTGCGGGTGGACCGGTCGCCCCGGAACGGGCGCCGAGCTGGCTGCTGCCCTCCGGCAGTGGCCCATGATTCGTTTCGAGGTCACGGAGGAGCCGAGTCCCGGTGCCGACGGGGAACGCTTCATGTACGTCCCAGGCCGCGGGCTCTTCCAGGCGACCGTCGGCGCGGCCGGCGACATTCAGCTCGGTGAGGACCGGCTGCGCAGCATCATGGCGGACGCCCGGGCACCTGAGGCCCTCGCGCATGCCTTGGAGAAGGCCCTCGGGGCGGCCTGGGACGCCGAGTTGGAGCCCTACCGGTACGCCGGGGACGGTGCTCCGGTGACGCTGCTCACCCGCGTCGGCTGA
- a CDS encoding alpha/beta fold hydrolase, with translation MPDVRELRLTDDVRLHVETDGPVDAEVTAVLLHGWTLDGNIWHRQLATLRDRFGAKVRVVTYDARGHGRSSCMTLPTATLAQLGDDLAAVLDTVVPTGRVVLIGHSMGGMTIMEYAHRHPTHFAARVAGLVFVSTTAEGHTHTVYGLSPRVARLIRRAESTGAGVLARCGSRRPPRPLLRALRPSIRWILFGDRYNPADLRLVTRAVAHASLRSIGGFRASIGAQHRLATLAGLTHLPSVTLVGDRDRLTPLPCTESIAAALPTTRRTVCPGAGHLLMLERPGAVNTALAGVLGRVLDSPAAPVAR, from the coding sequence ATGCCGGACGTTCGTGAACTCCGCCTCACTGACGACGTTCGCCTGCACGTCGAAACCGACGGTCCAGTCGATGCCGAGGTAACCGCCGTGCTGCTGCACGGCTGGACTCTGGACGGGAACATCTGGCACCGGCAACTCGCCACGTTGCGGGACCGCTTCGGCGCGAAGGTACGGGTGGTGACCTACGACGCGCGCGGGCACGGGCGATCCAGCTGCATGACGCTGCCCACCGCCACCCTGGCCCAACTCGGCGACGACCTCGCGGCGGTGCTGGACACGGTTGTCCCCACCGGGCGGGTGGTACTGATAGGCCACTCCATGGGCGGAATGACGATCATGGAGTACGCCCACCGCCACCCCACGCACTTCGCCGCCCGCGTCGCCGGTCTGGTCTTCGTCTCCACCACCGCCGAGGGGCACACGCACACCGTCTACGGCCTGTCGCCCCGGGTCGCCCGGCTGATCCGGCGCGCGGAGAGCACCGGCGCCGGCGTCCTGGCCCGCTGCGGATCCCGGCGACCGCCCCGGCCGTTACTCCGCGCCCTCCGACCAAGCATCCGCTGGATACTCTTCGGCGACCGGTACAACCCGGCCGATCTCCGCCTGGTCACCCGTGCCGTGGCGCACGCGTCACTCCGCTCGATCGGCGGGTTCCGCGCCTCGATCGGAGCCCAGCACCGGCTGGCGACCCTGGCGGGCTTGACCCACCTACCGAGCGTCACACTGGTCGGCGACCGGGACCGACTGACCCCACTGCCGTGCACGGAATCCATCGCGGCCGCGCTGCCGACCACCCGGCGGACTGTGTGCCCAGGCGCGGGTCACCTGCTGATGCTGGAGCGCCCCGGCGCCGTGAACACCGCCCTGGCCGGAGTGTTGGGCCGGGTCCTCGACAGCCCCGCCGCGCCGGTCGCCCGGTAG
- a CDS encoding HelD family protein, protein MTDRTELEQEIAVEQRHLDRVYTRLAELRQAAVRAESDGYRLARVGNFGALVERDAMVFHAAQRRHLLDTEHEGLVFGRLDLHSQQVLHVGRLGIRDETAGTLVVDWRAPAAAPFYRATPAQPLGVVRRRMIQSTGERVTGIEDDLLDPAAASPEMTTVGDGALLAALSQATGRGMRDIVATIQREQDEAIRSPGSGVTVVSGGPGTGKTAVALHRAAYLLYTDRSRYAGGGILVVGPSAVFVEYIGSVLPSLGEETATLAALGGLFPGVTATRTDPAEVAAVKGSLRMRRVLERAARDTAPGAPDELRLLYRGELLRVDRRELNAIRDRALRRGARRNEVRRVGFDGVFAALWAQARRLGIPGLPQQRAFEEELADRTDFREFLKAWWPRLHPRHVLAWLAQPERLRRYAADVLSADEVRLLGDAYRAGDSTVGLTVADVALLDELDALLGRPMKPARPRRDPFQLAGGVRELSTFADRQRAARQAARQRPEDYREYTHVVVDESQDVSPMQWRMIGRRGRLASWTVVGDPAQTAWTGDPAELARARDHALGRRPRHHFTLTTNYRNPAEIFAVAAAEIRRVDPDLPLPIAVRSTGVDPVRLTVPPAELETTVLAAVNALLAEVPGTVGVVTPVPRRAEVAGWLDGLDAPRLQVVTSLEAKGMEYDGVVLVAPGEIRAEPGSGVRTLYVALSRATQRLTTVDLTG, encoded by the coding sequence TTGACCGACCGGACCGAGCTGGAGCAGGAGATCGCCGTCGAGCAGCGGCACCTGGACCGGGTGTACACGCGCCTCGCCGAGCTGCGCCAGGCAGCGGTCCGTGCCGAGTCCGACGGCTATCGCCTGGCCCGGGTCGGCAACTTCGGCGCGCTGGTCGAGCGGGACGCGATGGTCTTCCACGCGGCACAGCGCCGGCACCTGCTCGACACTGAGCACGAGGGGCTCGTCTTCGGCCGACTCGACCTGCACAGCCAGCAGGTGCTGCACGTCGGCCGCCTCGGCATCCGGGACGAGACTGCCGGGACGCTGGTGGTCGACTGGCGGGCCCCGGCCGCCGCCCCCTTCTACCGGGCGACCCCGGCACAGCCGTTGGGCGTGGTCCGCCGGCGCATGATCCAGTCAACCGGGGAACGGGTCACCGGGATCGAGGACGACCTGCTCGACCCGGCTGCCGCCTCGCCGGAGATGACGACGGTCGGCGACGGCGCCCTGCTGGCCGCCCTGTCCCAGGCGACCGGACGGGGAATGCGGGACATCGTGGCGACCATTCAGCGGGAGCAGGACGAGGCGATCCGCTCCCCGGGCTCCGGTGTCACCGTAGTCTCCGGCGGTCCGGGGACCGGCAAGACGGCGGTGGCCCTGCACCGAGCGGCGTACCTGCTCTACACCGACCGCAGTCGGTACGCCGGCGGCGGCATTCTGGTGGTCGGGCCGTCGGCCGTGTTCGTCGAGTACATCGGGTCGGTGCTGCCTTCGCTGGGCGAGGAGACCGCCACCCTGGCCGCACTCGGTGGGCTCTTCCCGGGAGTGACTGCGACCCGTACCGACCCAGCGGAGGTCGCCGCGGTGAAGGGCTCGCTGCGGATGCGGCGGGTCTTGGAGCGGGCCGCCCGGGACACAGCGCCGGGCGCCCCGGACGAGCTGCGGCTGCTCTACCGGGGCGAGCTTCTGCGGGTGGACCGTCGCGAACTGAACGCCATCCGCGATCGGGCGTTGCGGCGGGGCGCGCGACGTAACGAGGTACGCCGGGTCGGCTTCGACGGCGTCTTCGCCGCGCTCTGGGCACAGGCCCGGCGGCTGGGCATTCCCGGCCTGCCGCAGCAGCGAGCGTTCGAGGAGGAGTTGGCCGACCGGACGGACTTCCGCGAGTTCCTCAAGGCGTGGTGGCCCCGACTACACCCGCGGCACGTGCTCGCCTGGCTGGCCCAGCCCGAGCGGTTGCGCCGGTACGCCGCGGACGTGCTCTCCGCCGACGAGGTCCGCCTGCTCGGTGACGCGTACCGGGCCGGGGACAGCACTGTTGGGTTGACCGTGGCCGACGTCGCGCTGCTCGATGAGTTGGACGCCCTGCTCGGCAGGCCGATGAAGCCGGCCCGGCCCCGGCGGGACCCGTTCCAGCTAGCGGGCGGGGTACGCGAGCTGAGCACCTTCGCCGATCGGCAGCGCGCCGCCCGACAGGCGGCCCGCCAGCGCCCCGAGGACTATCGCGAGTACACGCACGTGGTGGTGGACGAGTCCCAGGACGTGTCACCGATGCAGTGGCGCATGATCGGCCGGCGTGGGCGGTTGGCCTCGTGGACGGTGGTGGGCGACCCCGCGCAGACGGCGTGGACCGGCGACCCGGCGGAGTTGGCTCGGGCCCGCGACCACGCGCTCGGCCGGCGCCCGCGGCACCACTTCACCCTGACCACCAACTACCGCAACCCGGCGGAGATCTTCGCGGTGGCGGCGGCCGAGATTCGGCGGGTTGACCCGGACCTCCCGCTGCCGATCGCCGTCCGCTCGACCGGGGTTGACCCGGTGCGGCTGACCGTGCCGCCGGCCGAGTTGGAGACCACCGTGCTGGCGGCGGTCAACGCTCTACTCGCCGAAGTGCCCGGCACGGTCGGCGTGGTCACGCCGGTGCCGCGCCGGGCTGAGGTGGCGGGTTGGCTGGACGGGCTCGACGCGCCCCGGTTACAGGTGGTGACGAGCCTGGAGGCCAAGGGCATGGAGTACGACGGCGTCGTCCTGGTCGCCCCGGGCGAGATTCGGGCGGAGCCGGGGTCGGGGGTGCGGACGTTGTACGTCGCGCTGTCCCGCGCCACCCAGCGGCTCACCACGGTCGACCTCACCGGTTGA
- a CDS encoding cation diffusion facilitator family transporter: protein MGATDGHQPGAVADTGQRHRWRLWTAFTLLGTLMVAEAVTAVRTGSLTLLGDAGHMFTDVLGIGMSLAALTLTSQRGKNPQRTFGLYRVEVLAALTNALMLSAVSIYVLVEAIRRFSGPPEVDTGPMLVVAVLGLLANIVAFVLLRPGAKESINLKGAYLEALSDLLGSLSVIAAALIIAGTGWQLADPLIAVALGLFRLPRIWLLGRAATRILVQAAPEHLQVTAVQDRLIAVPGVTDVHDLHVWTLTSGIEVTSAHLTVDPGADIGDVLGSAQTALREEFRIEHATLQVEPDASIEDCGSFKW from the coding sequence GTGGGTGCAACTGATGGCCACCAGCCCGGAGCTGTCGCCGACACCGGGCAACGGCACCGGTGGCGCCTCTGGACGGCATTCACACTGCTCGGCACCCTGATGGTGGCCGAAGCGGTGACCGCCGTCCGCACCGGATCTCTGACCCTGCTCGGCGATGCCGGGCACATGTTCACCGACGTGCTCGGCATCGGTATGTCCCTCGCCGCACTGACCCTAACCAGCCAACGCGGCAAGAACCCGCAGCGCACCTTCGGGCTCTACCGGGTGGAGGTGCTGGCCGCCCTCACCAACGCCCTGATGCTCTCCGCCGTCTCGATCTACGTACTAGTGGAAGCCATCCGCCGCTTCAGCGGCCCACCCGAGGTGGACACCGGGCCCATGCTGGTGGTGGCCGTCCTGGGCCTACTCGCCAACATCGTCGCCTTCGTACTGCTGCGGCCGGGAGCGAAGGAGAGCATCAACCTCAAGGGTGCCTACCTCGAAGCGCTGAGCGATCTGCTCGGCAGTCTCAGCGTGATCGCGGCGGCACTGATCATCGCGGGCACCGGCTGGCAGTTGGCCGATCCGCTCATCGCGGTCGCCCTCGGCCTGTTCCGCCTGCCCCGGATCTGGCTGCTCGGGCGGGCGGCCACCCGCATCCTGGTCCAGGCCGCGCCGGAGCATCTCCAGGTCACCGCGGTGCAGGACCGACTGATCGCTGTGCCTGGCGTGACCGACGTACACGACCTGCACGTCTGGACCCTCACCTCCGGCATAGAGGTGACCTCCGCGCACCTCACCGTCGACCCCGGCGCCGACATCGGGGACGTCCTCGGATCCGCCCAGACCGCCCTCCGCGAGGAGTTCCGGATTGAACACGCGACGCTGCAGGTCGAACCGGACGCCTCCATCGAAGACTGCGGCTCATTCAAGTGGTGA